In Juglans regia cultivar Chandler chromosome 13, Walnut 2.0, whole genome shotgun sequence, the following proteins share a genomic window:
- the LOC109003997 gene encoding U-box domain-containing protein 21-like, whose translation MISSWRRRRAGRRAAKDQGRGENGDSELTIPTHFRCSISLDLMKDPVTLSTGITYDRESIETWIEAGNKTCPISNQALKSLEPIPNHAIRKMIQDWCVDNQSYGIERIPTPRIPVSSVVVAEILSEITMASKRGDQEVCLQLVAKIKALWKESERNKRCIMANNTGSLLSAAFETFAKASFNRNDAVLEEILSALALLFPLDGEAMSCLGSAASLHCMVRFLKGGDLSGRRNAVLALKEILSSDERKVNALSEIEGSLEALVKLIKEPICPSSTKASLMAIYHVVNSSFPKETIVERFVEMGLVSLLLEMLVDAERSICEKALGILDGICRSEKGREKPYDHALTIPVLVKKILRVSDLATEFSVSIIWELCKNEKREEGGVLVLEALQVGAFQKLLLLLQVGCAERTKEKATELLKLLNLHRDRLECIDSMDFKDLKRPF comes from the coding sequence ATGATTTCTTCGTGGAGAAGGCGAAGAGCTGGCCGCCGTGCCGCTAAGGACCAGGGACGAGGCGAGAATGGAGACTCGGAGCTGACGATACCGACCCATTTTCGTTGCTCAATATCTCTAGACTTGATGAAAGATCCAGTCACGTTGTCCACGGGGATTACATATGACCGTGAGAGCATTGAAACTTGGATTGAGGCCGGGAACAAGACTTGTCCCATTTCTAATCAGGCGTTGAAGAGCCTTGAGCCAATACCAAATCACGCCATAAGGAAGATGATACAAGATTGGTGTGTTGACAACCAATCCTATGGAATTGAGAGGATTCCCACGCCTCGGATTCCTGTCAGTTCGGTGGTGGTTGCGGAAATTCTTTCGGAGATTACGATGGCAAGCAAACGTGGAGACCAGGAAGTGTGCCTGCAATTGGTGGCGAAGATCAAGGCATTGTGGAAGGAAAGCGAGCGCAACAAGCGGTGCATCATGGCCAATAATACGGGCAGTCTTCTCTCCGCTGCGTTTGAAACATTCGCTAAAGCATCTTTCAATAGAAATGATGCGGTATTGGAGGAAATATTATCGGCTTTAGCCTTGCTTTTCCCACTGGATGGAGAGGCCATGTCCTGTCTTGGATCAGCAGCTTCATTGCATTGCATGGTACGGTTTTTGAAGGGTGGAGATTTGTCGGGGAGAAGAAATGCGGTCTTGGCCTTAAAGGAGATTCTTTCATCGGATGAGCGTAAAGTAAACGCATTATCGGAGATTGAAGGATCTTTAGAAGCATTAGTGAAGCTGATCAAAGAGCCCATTTGCCCTTCCTCCACAAAAGCTTCATTGATGGCCATATATCACGTGGTTAATTCCTCATTTCCAAAGGAAACAATCGTAGAAAGATTCGTGGAGATGGGATTAGTTTCTTTGCTGCTAGAAATGCTCGTAGATGCCGAAAGAAGCATATGCGAGAAGGCACTGGGTATTCTTGATGGGATATGCAGAAgtgagaaagggagagagaagccTTACGACCATGCTTTGACCATTCCGGTTTTAGTGAAAAAGATACTTCGGGTATCAGATTTAGCAACAGAGTTCTCGGTGTCCATCATTTGGGAGCTCTGCAAGAATGAAAAGAGGGAAGAGGGAGGAGTACTTGTTCTTGAAGCGCTTCAAGTGGGTGCCTTTCAGAAGCTGCTGTTGCTCTTACAGGTTGGTTGTGCAGAGAGAACAAAGGAGAAGGCGACGGAGTTGTTAAAATTGTTGAATCTTCATAGGGATAGGCTGGAGTGTATTGACTCTATGGATTTCAAGGATCTCAAAAGGCCATTTTGA
- the LOC109003996 gene encoding receptor protein kinase TMK1-like isoform X1, with amino-acid sequence MEAEHPCPFSTLFIPLFLCLLLSFSLPVHSDDAAVMELLKQGIINSDSLGWSGPDPCTWKNVKCDRSKQVQVIQIKGMNLQGTLPKELRDLPALTQLEVQQNQFTGPFPSFAGHGSILIIIAHNNRFTSFPADFFTGMTTLQSLTIGDNPFSPWTIPESIVSATSLKTFSASSANLTGKIPEVFGTMVSLGELKLAMNKLEGELPQTFARSSIQTLWLNGQQGNNKLNGTIVVLADMASLTSVWLHGNQFTGPIPDFSMVKKLQDVSFRDNQLTGIVPASFVNLPNLRTVSLTNNLLQGPRPTFGVNVDLDMKPGSNRFCTENSGGTCDGRVNDLLSVVEAFGYPKTLAEDWRGNDPCNKWKGITCTGEVAIEYVDFQNMGLSGTISPKFSLFTSMLRLVLSDNNLTGTIPSELTKLPNLELLDVSNNNLHGKIPSFINVLVITNGNPDIGKESGEPSPPGSVDGSKVGKIVGAVVGSVGVLLLVVAVGFCLLRLKQKGSGKLRSPHTVVIHPRHSGDQDAVKITVAGGNVNCGANDAFSPRRNGPVPGDIHFVEAGSMVISIQVLKNVTNNFSGANILGWGGFGTVYKGELHDGTKIAVKRMESGAVGEKGQTEFMSEISVLTKVRHRHLVALLGYCLDGKERLLVYEYMPQGTLSKRLFNWREARLKPLEWTRRLTIALDVARGVEYLHGLAHQSFIHRDLKPSNILLGDDMRAKVSDFGLVRLAPEGNFSVETRLAGTFGYLAPEYAETGRVTTKVDVYSFGVILMELITGRKALDDSQPEECLHLVTWFRRMHLIKGTFQKAIDPTIELDEEAVASISTVAELAGHCTAREPYQRPDMSHIVNVLSSLVELWKPAEPDAEDMYGIDLDLPLPQALKKWQAFEGTSPFLPKGDSAQTSIPTRPSGFAKSLTSEDGR; translated from the exons ATGGAAGCCGAACATCCATGTCCCTTTTCCACCCTTTTCATTCCTCTTTTTCTCTGCCTTCTCCTCTCCTTTTCTCTTCCCGTTCACTCTGACGACGCGGCTGTGATGGAACTTCTCAAACAGGGCATCATCAACTCCGACTCTCTCGGTTGGTCCGGGCCGGACCCGTGTACGTGGAAGAACGTTAAGTGCGACAGATCTAAACAAGTCCAGGTGATCCAAATCAAGGGAATGAACCTCCAGGGCACGCTCCCCAAGGAGCTCAGAGACCTTCCCGCCTTGACCCAGCTCGAGGTCCAGCAAAACCAGTTCACCGGCCCGTTCCCAAGCTTTGCTGGCCATGGCTCCATTCTGATAATCATAGCCCACAACAACCGCTTCACTTCCTTCCCCGCCGATTTCTTCACCGGCATGACGACGTTGCAATCTTTAACCATCGGCGACAACCCCTTCTCGCCGTGGACAATCCCTGAAAGCATTGTATCAGCGACCTCGCTCAAGACTTTCTCAGCCAGCAGCGCCAATCTCACTGGTAAAATTCCTGAAGTTTTCGGTACTATGGTAAGTTTGGGGGAGTTGAAATTAGCTATGAATAAACTCGAAGGTGAACTGCCTCAGACCTTTGCGCGTTCCAGCATTCAGACCCTTTGGTTGAATGGGCAGCAGGGTAACAATAAGCTTAATGGTACAATTGTTGTATTGGCCGATATGGCATCCTTGACTTCGGTTTGGTTACATGGGAACCAGTTTACGGGTCCGATACCGGACTTCTCCATGGTAAAAAAGTTGCAGGATGTTAGTTTTAGGGATAACCAACTAACTGGTATTGTACCGGCGTCTTTTGTAAATCTTCCAAACCTGAGAACTGTAAGTTTGACGAATAATTTGCTTCAAGGGCCTCGGCCTACGTTTGGTGTGAATGTGGATTTGGATATGAAGCCAGGCAGCAATAGATTTTGCACGGAAAATTCCGGCGGTACTTGTGATGGGCGTGTTAATGATTTGCTATCGGTTGTGGAAGCGTTCGGTTATCCGAAAACTTTGGCGGAGGATTGGAGAGGAAATGATCCTTGTAATAAATGGAAAGGGATTACATGCACCGGCGAGGTTGCCATTGAGTATGTTGACTTTCAGAATATGGGTTTGTCGGGAACGATTTCTCCCAAGTTTTCTCTTTTTACGTCGATGCTAAGATTGGTTCTCTCTGATAATAATCTGACCGGTACCATCCCCTCTGAGCTTACGAAATTGCCTAATCTTGAGTTACTGGATGTTTCAAACAATAATCTGCATGGTAAAATACCATCTTTTATAAATGTGCTTGTGATTACGAATGGGAACCCTGATATCGGAAAGGAAAGTGGTGAGCCTTCGCCACCTGGCTCTGTTGATGGAAGCAAGGTTGGAAAGATTGTGGGTGCCGTGGTCGGCTCTGTTGGCGTATTGCTATTAGTTGTAGCTGTGGGTTTCTGCCTTTTAAGGCTAAAACAAAAGGGTTCAGGAAAACTACGAAGTCCACATACGGTGGTAATACATCCGCGACATTCTGGGGACCAGGATGCTGTGAAGATTACAGTTGCAGGAGGCAATGTTAATTGCGGTGCAAATGATGCTTTCAGTCCCAGAAGAAATGGACCTGTTCCTGGTGACATTCACTTTGTAGAGGCCGGTAGTATGGTAATTTCCATTCAAGTTTTGAAGAATGTGACTAACAATTTCAGCGGGGCAAATATATTGGGTTGGGGGGGTTTTGGAACCGTTTACAAAGGGGAATTGCACGACGGGACGAAGATCGCAGTGAAGAGAATGGAATCGGGGGCTGTGGGTGAAAAGGGACAGACCGAGTTTATGTCTGAGATTTCTGTTCTTACAAAGGTTCGGCACCGACATTTAGTTGCTCTTCTTGGGTATTGCTTAGATGGAAAGGAGAGACTTCTTGTCTACGAATACATGCCTCAGGGAACTCTTAGTAAGCGTCTATTTAACTGGAGAGAGGCAAGGTTGAAACCGCTTGAGTGGACAAGAAGGCTGACCATTGCCTTGGATGTTGCCAGGGGCGTTGAATATCTACATGGTTTAGCCCATCAAAGCTTTATTCACAGGGATCTCAAACCGTCCAACATTCTTCTCGGAGATGATATGCGGGCAAAAGTGTCGGACTTTGGACTGGTTCGACTTGCTCCGGAAGGAAATTTCTCTGTCGAAACTAGACTGGCTGGAACTTTTGGGTATCTCGCACCAGAGTATGCAG AAACGGGAAGGGTGACTACCAAGGTGGATGTATATAGCTTTGGAGTGATTCTAATGGAGCTGATCACCGGTAGAAAAGCACTTGACGATTCACAGCCTGAGGAATGCTTGCACCTTGTCACGTGGTTCCGAAGAATGCACCTTATCAAGGGTACATTTCAGAAGGCGATCGACCCAACAATTGAACTTGACGAGGAAGCTGTTGCCAGTATTAGTACTGTTGCGGAGTTGGCTGGTCACTGCACTGCGAGGGAGCCCTACCAGAGGCCCGACATGAGTCATATAGTGAACGTGCTCTCATCTCTTGTTGAGCTCTGGAAACCAGCAGAACCAGATGCTGAGGATATGTATGGTATTGACCTTGATTTGCCATTGCCGCAAGCACTGAAGAAGTGGCAAGCATTTGAGGGAACTTCACCATTCCTTCCTAAGGGAGACAGTGCCCAAACAAGTATTCCAACTCGGCCATCAGGGTTTGCAAAGTCACTTACATCGGAAGATGGACGCTGA
- the LOC109003996 gene encoding receptor protein kinase TMK1-like isoform X2, giving the protein MEAEHPCPFSTLFIPLFLCLLLSFSLPVHSDDAAVMELLKQGIINSDSLGWSGPDPCTWKNVKCDRSKQVQVIQIKGMNLQGTLPKELRDLPALTQLEVQQNQFTGPFPSFAGHGSILIIIAHNNRFTSFPADFFTGMTTLQSLTIGDNPFSPWTIPESIVSATSLKTFSASSANLTGKIPEVFGTMVSLGELKLAMNKLEGELPQTFARSSIQTLWLNGQQGNNKLNGTIVVLADMASLTSVWLHGNQFTGPIPDFSMVKKLQDVSFRDNQLTGIVPASFVNLPNLRTVSLTNNLLQGPRPTFGVNVDLDMKPGSNRFCTENSGGTCDGRVNDLLSVVEAFGYPKTLAEDWRGNDPCNKWKGITCTGEVAIEYVDFQNMGLSGTISPKFSLFTSMLRLVLSDNNLTGTIPSELTKLPNLELLDVSNNNLHGKIPSFINVLVITNGNPDIGKESGEPSPPGSVDGSKVGKIVGAVVGSVGVLLLVVAVGFCLLRLKQKGSGKLRSPHTVVIHPRHSGDQDAVKITVAGGNVNCGANDAFSPRRNGPVPGDIHFVEAGSMVISIQVLKNVTNNFSGANILGWGGFGTVYKGELHDGTKIAVKRMESGAVGEKGQTEFMSEISVLTKVRHRHLVALLGYCLDGKERLLVYEYMPQGTLSKRLFNWREARLKPLEWTRRLTIALDVARGVEYLHGLAHQSFIHRDLKPSNILLGDDMRAKVSDFGLVRLAPEGNFSVETRLAGTFGYLAPEYAVRWQSFGIYAEQGRMRQEVGSHDFRNIFL; this is encoded by the exons ATGGAAGCCGAACATCCATGTCCCTTTTCCACCCTTTTCATTCCTCTTTTTCTCTGCCTTCTCCTCTCCTTTTCTCTTCCCGTTCACTCTGACGACGCGGCTGTGATGGAACTTCTCAAACAGGGCATCATCAACTCCGACTCTCTCGGTTGGTCCGGGCCGGACCCGTGTACGTGGAAGAACGTTAAGTGCGACAGATCTAAACAAGTCCAGGTGATCCAAATCAAGGGAATGAACCTCCAGGGCACGCTCCCCAAGGAGCTCAGAGACCTTCCCGCCTTGACCCAGCTCGAGGTCCAGCAAAACCAGTTCACCGGCCCGTTCCCAAGCTTTGCTGGCCATGGCTCCATTCTGATAATCATAGCCCACAACAACCGCTTCACTTCCTTCCCCGCCGATTTCTTCACCGGCATGACGACGTTGCAATCTTTAACCATCGGCGACAACCCCTTCTCGCCGTGGACAATCCCTGAAAGCATTGTATCAGCGACCTCGCTCAAGACTTTCTCAGCCAGCAGCGCCAATCTCACTGGTAAAATTCCTGAAGTTTTCGGTACTATGGTAAGTTTGGGGGAGTTGAAATTAGCTATGAATAAACTCGAAGGTGAACTGCCTCAGACCTTTGCGCGTTCCAGCATTCAGACCCTTTGGTTGAATGGGCAGCAGGGTAACAATAAGCTTAATGGTACAATTGTTGTATTGGCCGATATGGCATCCTTGACTTCGGTTTGGTTACATGGGAACCAGTTTACGGGTCCGATACCGGACTTCTCCATGGTAAAAAAGTTGCAGGATGTTAGTTTTAGGGATAACCAACTAACTGGTATTGTACCGGCGTCTTTTGTAAATCTTCCAAACCTGAGAACTGTAAGTTTGACGAATAATTTGCTTCAAGGGCCTCGGCCTACGTTTGGTGTGAATGTGGATTTGGATATGAAGCCAGGCAGCAATAGATTTTGCACGGAAAATTCCGGCGGTACTTGTGATGGGCGTGTTAATGATTTGCTATCGGTTGTGGAAGCGTTCGGTTATCCGAAAACTTTGGCGGAGGATTGGAGAGGAAATGATCCTTGTAATAAATGGAAAGGGATTACATGCACCGGCGAGGTTGCCATTGAGTATGTTGACTTTCAGAATATGGGTTTGTCGGGAACGATTTCTCCCAAGTTTTCTCTTTTTACGTCGATGCTAAGATTGGTTCTCTCTGATAATAATCTGACCGGTACCATCCCCTCTGAGCTTACGAAATTGCCTAATCTTGAGTTACTGGATGTTTCAAACAATAATCTGCATGGTAAAATACCATCTTTTATAAATGTGCTTGTGATTACGAATGGGAACCCTGATATCGGAAAGGAAAGTGGTGAGCCTTCGCCACCTGGCTCTGTTGATGGAAGCAAGGTTGGAAAGATTGTGGGTGCCGTGGTCGGCTCTGTTGGCGTATTGCTATTAGTTGTAGCTGTGGGTTTCTGCCTTTTAAGGCTAAAACAAAAGGGTTCAGGAAAACTACGAAGTCCACATACGGTGGTAATACATCCGCGACATTCTGGGGACCAGGATGCTGTGAAGATTACAGTTGCAGGAGGCAATGTTAATTGCGGTGCAAATGATGCTTTCAGTCCCAGAAGAAATGGACCTGTTCCTGGTGACATTCACTTTGTAGAGGCCGGTAGTATGGTAATTTCCATTCAAGTTTTGAAGAATGTGACTAACAATTTCAGCGGGGCAAATATATTGGGTTGGGGGGGTTTTGGAACCGTTTACAAAGGGGAATTGCACGACGGGACGAAGATCGCAGTGAAGAGAATGGAATCGGGGGCTGTGGGTGAAAAGGGACAGACCGAGTTTATGTCTGAGATTTCTGTTCTTACAAAGGTTCGGCACCGACATTTAGTTGCTCTTCTTGGGTATTGCTTAGATGGAAAGGAGAGACTTCTTGTCTACGAATACATGCCTCAGGGAACTCTTAGTAAGCGTCTATTTAACTGGAGAGAGGCAAGGTTGAAACCGCTTGAGTGGACAAGAAGGCTGACCATTGCCTTGGATGTTGCCAGGGGCGTTGAATATCTACATGGTTTAGCCCATCAAAGCTTTATTCACAGGGATCTCAAACCGTCCAACATTCTTCTCGGAGATGATATGCGGGCAAAAGTGTCGGACTTTGGACTGGTTCGACTTGCTCCGGAAGGAAATTTCTCTGTCGAAACTAGACTGGCTGGAACTTTTGGGTATCTCGCACCAGAGTATGCAG TCAGATGGCAAAGCTTCGGGATATATGCAGAACAGGGGAGGATGCGTCAAGAAGTTGGATCGCATGACTTTAGAAACATCTTTTTGTAG